The sequence below is a genomic window from Acidobacteriota bacterium.
TCCACGACGCCGTCCGAGCAGAAGACGTAAACGTCCCCGGCGGTGAGCGGGAACTCCACCTCGTCGTACGTCACGCCGAAGAACGACCCCAGCGGCACGCCGGGCAGCTCGATCTGGTGGACTGAATCGCCGCTGGTGCGAATCGGGTACGGCAGGCCGGAGTTGGCGAGCGTCACCGTCTTCCGCTTCAGATCGAACGCGGCGTAGCACAGCGCGCAGTAGTACTCCTCCAGTTGGCGCTCGTGCAGGATCGTGTTGATCGACGACAGGATCTGCGCGGGCGACGAGCGCTCGGTCATCCGGCGCCGAAACGTCCGGCTGCGCACCAACTCGCCCGCGAAGACCGCATAGAGCGCCGCCGGCACTCCCTTGCCCGACACGTCGCCGACGGCGACGATGACCGTCGACGATTCCGGCAGGATGAAATCGTGGAAGTCGCCGCCGAGCTCGCGCGCGGGCGCGAACGACGCCGCGACGTCGATGCCCTTGACCCGCTTGGGCAGCGTCGTCGGCAGCAACGCGGCCTGCACGCGCGTCGCGAACCGCAGCTCCCGCTCGAGCCGCGATTCGTTCGCCGAGACCTCTTCGTAGAGCCGCGCGTTCTCGATCGACACGGCGGCCTGACTGGCCAGCAGCGTGAGGATCTCCACGTCCCGCTTCGAAAACGCGTCGAGCTCGGGGCTCTCCAGATCCAGCACGCCGATGCACCGATCCTTCAGCAGCATCGGCACGACCAGCTCCGACCGCACGTCCTCGACCACCTTGATGTAGCGCGGGTCCTGCGACACGTCCGGTGCGAGGACCGGCACCTTGTGGAGCGCCGCGTAGCCCACGAGCCCTTCGCCGAGCGGCACGGTCGGCAACTGGACTTTCTCCCCGTACTGGACGCCGACCTTCAGCTCCAGCTCCGACGTGGCCTCGTTGAGCAGCAGGATGCCGAACGTGCGGTAGTCCACGAGACGGGCGGCGAGCTGCGCGATCCGCGACAGGAGACGCTCGAGGTCGAGCACGGCCGCGACCTCACGGCCGATTTCGGCGAGCGTCTCGAACGCCTCGGCGTCGGCCCGCTGCCGCTCGAACAACCGCGCGTTGACGAGCGCCGTCGCCACGTGCGCCGCGAACTGCCGGAGGATCGTCACGTCGCGTTCGGTGTAGCGGTCGCGCTCGCGGCTCAGCACGTTCAGCGCACCGATCGCGTTCGCCTTGTGGAGGAGCGGCACGACGACGATCGACGACATGGCGGGCACGAGGGGAAAGTAGTCGGGCTCCGACGCGAGGTCTCCTGACACGACCGGCTGCTGCGTCGTGACGGCGCGGCCGACGAGCCCCTTCGACGAATCGCGCACCAGCGCTTTCGCCTCGTCCGGATAGCCGACGGTATAGGCCAGCGTCAGCTCGTCTCGCTTGTCCTTGCGGCGGTCGCGATAGAAGTACACCGCGAAGGCGTCGAAGGGAATGAGCCGGCCGACCAGGTGTGGTACGAGCGGCAGCAACTCGTCGAGGTCGATGACCGAGACGATCTTCCGGCCCAGATCGAACAACGTGAGCAGGACGTCGCGCTCGTCGGCTGACGGCGCCAAAGCGGACTCGAGACTGGAATGGTGGCTCATGCCAAACGAGGCGGGAACCTGAACGAATTATACTTGGCGCCGATGACATTACAGCTCCCGCTCGACTACGCGGCGATCGAGCGCATCCTGCCGCACCGGTATCCGTTCCTGCTCGTGGACCGGATCACCGACTTCGAGCCGGACCGGCGCATCGTCGGGATCAAGAACGTCTCGCTGAACGAGCGGTATCTCTGGCACGGACGCGAGGCGATGCCGGTGCTGCCGCCGACGATCCTCACCGAGGCCATCGCCCAGGTGGGCGCGATTCTGATCCTCGCGAAGCCCGAGAACGAAGGCAAGCTGCCGTTCTTCCTCGGCATCGAACGCGTCCGCTACCGGCGTCCCGTCCGCCCCGGCGACACCGTCGTCGTCGAAGCGATCGTCAAACGCTTGCGTAGCCGCATGGGCGTGTTGAGCGGTGCCGCGCGCGTCAACGGCGAGGTCGTCTGCGACGGGACCATGCGATTCGCGCTCGGACCGAAGACCGGCGGCGCGCCGGCGGAGGCCTAGCGCTACACGGCCGGCGGCTTCAAGAGCACCCGTTCGAGATTGCGATGGTACGACGTGAACCGGCCGTCGCCGTCGTCGCTCGACAGGTGCTGCCTGACCTGCTGCATCGTGGCGTCGAAGTCGTCCACGGCTGAGAGGATCAGCGCCTCGACGGTGAGCGGCACGACCGGCGATCCGAGCTCCTTCGCGCCGTGGTGCGACAGGATCAGATGCTCGATCTCGAGAGCCAGCTCCGGCGGGAACTCCGGCATCGATCGGATCTCCTCCCGCACCATGGCGGCGCCCATCACGATGTGGCCGACGAGGTTGCCCGCGAGCGAGTACTCGATCGTGCCCGCGTAGGTCAGCTCATCGAGCTTGCCGATGTCGTGGACGATCGCGCCCGCGATCACGAGGTCGCGCCGCGCGCCATAACTGTCGGCGAGCAGCGCGCCGACTTCGGCGATCTTCAGCACGTGCTCCAGCAGCCCGCCGCGATACGCGTGGTGCATCTGCCGCGCCGCCGGCCAGATGCGCAGCCGATCGCCGTGACGGGCGACGAGCCGTGACAGCAGGCCACGGATGTGCGGATCGCCGACGCTGTCGATGCGCGCGCAGAGCTCCTGCCACATCGCCTCGATCGGCCTCGGCGCGCATCGGATGCAGTCCTCTTCGCGAAAGCCGAGCTTCTCGTCCTCGGCCGTCACGCGACGAATGCGCTCGATCACCAGCTCGAGCCGCTGGTTGAAGAGGTTACCCTTCGCCTGCACGGCGACGAAATCCCCGGCCTCGAAGAGGTTCTCGGCGCTCTCCACGTCCTGGAAGAGCTTCGCGCCGATCTCGCCGGACGCGTCCTGCAGGTGCATGGCGAGGAACGGTCCGCCGCGGCCGGTGCGCCGTTCCTTGCGCACGCACAGGAAATAGCCGGCGCCGGACGCCGAGGCGTCGAGCTCTGCGATGCGAGGGAGACGTGCCATGCGGTCGAGGCAGTCTAGCGCGGGATGCTAAGATTTCCGAGTGCGCCCGCTGCTCGTCCCTGGGCTCTCACGCACGACACTTCGATCGATGCCGGCGAGCGTCCCGTGCCGTTGAGCCAAGCCGGCCGCGGACGCCTGGCCGATGCCGCCTTCGCCCGGTTGTTCGAGGGCCTTCGCGAAGGAATCTACATCGGTCTCGTCCAGCTCGACGGCTCGGCCACGCTCGCGGCGAATCCTCACCTGCGGCTGATTTTCGGCTGGATGGACGACGTGCCCGACGCCGACATCCGGCCGCTCGATCCAGATCGCTTCGTCGACGATCAAGCGCGCGGCGAGTTCCTGCACCATCTCGCCCGTGACGGCGCCGCGCAGGATTACCTGCTCAGGCTCCGGCGCGCCGACGGTTCGGCGATGTGGGTGGAGGTCACGGCGCGCGCCGAGCCCGTCGCCGCCTCCTCGACGCTGCGCGTCGAGGCCATCATGCGCGACGTCACGGATCGCAAGAAGCTGCAGGATCAGGGACGCGAGCTGTACCTGCAGCTTTCGCAGGCCGAGAAGCTGGCGGCGCTCGGGCAGACGATCTCGGGCGTGGCGCACGAGCTGAACAACCCGCTCGCCACGATTCTCGTCTGCGCCGAACGGCTCGCCGGCCGGCGGCTCGACGACGCGACGCGGCGGGACCTG
It includes:
- a CDS encoding GAF domain-containing protein, which codes for MAPSADERDVLLTLFDLGRKIVSVIDLDELLPLVPHLVGRLIPFDAFAVYFYRDRRKDKRDELTLAYTVGYPDEAKALVRDSSKGLVGRAVTTQQPVVSGDLASEPDYFPLVPAMSSIVVVPLLHKANAIGALNVLSRERDRYTERDVTILRQFAAHVATALVNARLFERQRADAEAFETLAEIGREVAAVLDLERLLSRIAQLAARLVDYRTFGILLLNEATSELELKVGVQYGEKVQLPTVPLGEGLVGYAALHKVPVLAPDVSQDPRYIKVVEDVRSELVVPMLLKDRCIGVLDLESPELDAFSKRDVEILTLLASQAAVSIENARLYEEVSANESRLERELRFATRVQAALLPTTLPKRVKGIDVAASFAPARELGGDFHDFILPESSTVIVAVGDVSGKGVPAALYAVFAGELVRSRTFRRRMTERSSPAQILSSINTILHERQLEEYYCALCYAAFDLKRKTVTLANSGLPYPIRTSGDSVHQIELPGVPLGSFFGVTYDEVEFPLTAGDVYVFCSDGVVEAMNSRGEEYTPARLQDVVAASRHLSAAEIARAVVESVDEHRAGFAPNDDTTVVVVRVTT
- a CDS encoding HD domain-containing protein, whose amino-acid sequence is MARLPRIAELDASASGAGYFLCVRKERRTGRGGPFLAMHLQDASGEIGAKLFQDVESAENLFEAGDFVAVQAKGNLFNQRLELVIERIRRVTAEDEKLGFREEDCIRCAPRPIEAMWQELCARIDSVGDPHIRGLLSRLVARHGDRLRIWPAARQMHHAYRGGLLEHVLKIAEVGALLADSYGARRDLVIAGAIVHDIGKLDELTYAGTIEYSLAGNLVGHIVMGAAMVREEIRSMPEFPPELALEIEHLILSHHGAKELGSPVVPLTVEALILSAVDDFDATMQQVRQHLSSDDGDGRFTSYHRNLERVLLKPPAV
- the fabZ gene encoding 3-hydroxyacyl-ACP dehydratase FabZ, with amino-acid sequence MTLQLPLDYAAIERILPHRYPFLLVDRITDFEPDRRIVGIKNVSLNERYLWHGREAMPVLPPTILTEAIAQVGAILILAKPENEGKLPFFLGIERVRYRRPVRPGDTVVVEAIVKRLRSRMGVLSGAARVNGEVVCDGTMRFALGPKTGGAPAEA